A window of Candidatus Neomarinimicrobiota bacterium contains these coding sequences:
- the nusB gene encoding transcription antitermination factor NusB, whose translation MTRKVRRRAREMALQCLYAANLGGSRPEETIDFLAAEGEEALPEEVQGYCLELVRQALKRQDWADQTIASKLEHWELGRVTLIDRLILELAIVEMVNFDNVPLKVSISEAIEIAKKYSTDDSPGFINGILDAVYHDILEGKLNSGSGRGAVSA comes from the coding sequence ATTACCAGAAAGGTTCGGCGGCGCGCCCGCGAAATGGCCCTGCAGTGTCTGTACGCCGCCAACCTTGGTGGCAGCCGGCCGGAAGAGACCATTGACTTCCTGGCCGCTGAAGGCGAAGAAGCGCTCCCGGAAGAGGTTCAAGGCTATTGCCTGGAACTCGTGAGACAGGCTCTGAAACGCCAGGACTGGGCGGACCAGACTATTGCTTCCAAACTGGAACACTGGGAGTTGGGGCGCGTGACACTGATTGATCGACTTATACTGGAACTCGCGATTGTAGAAATGGTTAACTTTGATAATGTACCTTTGAAAGTGAGCATCAGTGAGGCCATCGAAATTGCCAAGAAGTACAGTACCGATGACAGTCCAGGCTTTATCAACGGTATCCTGGATGCCGTGTACCATGATATTCTGGAAGGGAAATTGAACAGCGGCTCAGGCCGTGGAGCTGTAAGCGCATGA